The genomic segment GAAAGGTATTTTTAGCAATGGCTAAGGCAACTTTTGAGCGTAACAAGCCGCACGTTAACGTCGGCACCATCGGTCACGTTGACCACGGTAAAACTACTCTGACCGCTGCTCTGACTCGCGTGTGCTACGAGGCATGGGGT from the Aestuariirhabdus litorea genome contains:
- a CDS encoding GTP-binding protein, whose amino-acid sequence is MAKATFERNKPHVNVGTIGHVDHGKTTLTAALTRVCYEAWG